Proteins encoded within one genomic window of Glandiceps talaboti chromosome 3, keGlaTala1.1, whole genome shotgun sequence:
- the LOC144433341 gene encoding protein unc-93 homolog A-like — protein sequence MTQNTLHIENVQTKDSVELQGHESFCQSPIGWAPVANEETDSTDSVDDTINPTRLERTVNTMVKKTEQRFLWKNVICFSISFVCLFSGYVGLEGLQSSINCVEGLGLASLVTLYSSYLVSGLFLPPLIIGWLGNRLTLISSMCCFVIYTIANFYPHWYTMIPASLIIGIGSANIWTAMPSYLSTLGHLLAEVTGKRKDLKISKVISIFYGAFSFKAIIGFIFQSVIYGRFADYSTNDTSMMSEVNEDSYTCGAIDCQQTKGNVTTYCNPPDQQLTYILLGVYATLGLTAVGIMIFFVDDLKNPDASTDKLKPFKKLGATIKLWINYKMVLLIPMALQSGFQMTVFWGDFPKVLML from the coding sequence ATGACCCAAAACACATTGCATATCGAAAACGTCCAAACCAAGGACAGTGTAGAGCTACAAGGTCATGAAAGTTTTTGCCAAAGTCCAATTGGTTGGGCACCGGTTGCAAATGAAGAAACTGACAGTACTGACTCTGTTGACGATACTATCAATCCGACAAGGTTAGAAAGAACTGTAAATACAATGGTAAAGAAAACAGAACAAAGATTCCTGTGGAAAAATGTCATCTGCTTTTCAATttcgtttgtttgtctgtttagtGGCTACGTCGGTCTTGAAGGCTTGCAAAGTAGCATTAATTGCGTCGAAGGATTAGGTTTAGCATCTTTGGTTACTCTGTATTCATCCTACCTCGTCTCTGGGCTCTTCCTGCCACCACTTATCATAGGATGGCTCGGAAATAGGCTGACATTAATATCAAGTATGTGTTGCTTCGTCATCTACACCATTGCTAACTTCTATCCTCATTGGTATACAATGATACCAGCTTCTCTCATTATTGGTATAGGGTCAGCAAATATTTGGACAGCTATGCCATCGTATCTAAGTACACTTGGTCACTTACTAGCAGAAGTCACAGGAAAACGCAAAGATTTAAAGATTAGCAAAGTAATATCAATATTCTACGGTGCTTTTAGCTTCAAAGCTATCATTGGATTTATTTTCCAGTCAGTTATTTATGGGCGTTTTGCTGACTATTCAACAAATGATACATCCATGATGTCTGAAGTGAATGAAGACAGTTATACATGTGGTGCTATTGACTGTCAGCAAACAAAAGGCAATGTGACAACTTACTGCAATCCACCTGACCAACAGCTAACTTACATATTATTGGGAGTGTATGCAACACTTGGTCTTACTGCAGTTGGAATTATGATTTTCTTTGTTGACGACCTTAAGAACCCGGATGCAAGTACAGATAAATTGAAGCCGTTTAAAAAACTTGGAGCAACAATCAAACTGTGGATCAACTATAAAATGGTATTGTTGATACCCATGGCTCTACAGTCTGGTTTTCAAATGACAGTGTTCTGGGGAGATTTTCCTAAGGTACTTATGctttaa
- the LOC144432879 gene encoding putative U3 small nucleolar RNA-associated protein 11 — protein MSSLKKAAKSGQRTHRERGQLSSRQHLGLLEKKKDYKLRARDHHKKRNFIKALKKKALDKNPEEFYFKMVNSKLVDGIHRDKEKEETVTDEQMKLIQSQDLKYVNYKRTVEMKKIDKLKANHHMLDGTLDKSQNRHTFFVDSVKEAKDFDPAKHLDTLPELLHRRYNRPTTEMLKKTRIQGQTDHDTLEYLAKQRNKQYKELTSRMNREKELNIVVQKMETKKNLHDRRQMKKEKDETKTTAAVYKWMPKRKR, from the exons ATGTCATCTTTGAAGAAAGCTGCCAAGTCTGGTCAGAGGACCCATAGGGAGCGTGGACAG CTTTCTAGTAGACAGCACCTTGGTCTACTTGAGAAGAAGAAAGACTACAAATTAAGAGCAAG AGACCATCACAAGAAAAGAAACTTTATAAAAGCACTAAAGAAGAAAGCCTTGGACAAAAATCCAGAGgagttttattttaaaatggtGAATTCTAAGTTAGTG GATGGCATCCATAGAGATAAAGAAAAAGAGGAGACTGTCACAGATGAGCAGATGAAGTTAATCCAATCTCAagatttaaaatatgtaaattacaagaGAACTGTTGAAATGAAG AAAATTGATAAACTTAAAGCCAATCATCACATGTTAGACGGTACTTTGGATAAATCACAAAATAGACACACTTTCTTTGTAGATAGTGTCAAGGAAG CTAAAGATTTTGACCCAGCTAAACACCTTGACACACTTCCTGAGTTGCTCCATAGACGATATAACAGACCAACAACAGAGATGTTGAAGAAGACAAGAATACAGGGACAAACAGATCACGATACATTAGAG TATTTAgccaaacaaagaaacaaacaatacaaagaACTTACCAGTCGAATGAACCGGGAAAAAGAACTGAACATTGTGGTGCAAAAAATGGAAACCAagaaaaatttacat GATAGAAGACAGATGAAGAAAGAGAAAGATGAAACCAAAACAACAGCAGCCGTTTATAAATGGATGCCCAAAAGGAAAAGATGA